The Mercurialis annua linkage group LG2, ddMerAnnu1.2, whole genome shotgun sequence genome contains a region encoding:
- the LOC126667781 gene encoding interactor of constitutive active ROPs 4-like isoform X1 produces the protein MPRSSLMSRGSEMPQRPARRGPHPLRTSSSDSDTLHHRSITDRSSKLSDRRASRGSGPDLLSQKKLGTRIENLESQLGQAQEELKILKDQLVSAEAAKNEAQLELEKKSNIPTLPNPEEVQDTHPPMVTHNVKEITDGNVANEVSEDKHEETDGFEVNIEKETDDSDVIIEECVIQVAAEPVANSDPEKPLVTELALKDDEIDMLKAKLNQKENELQVFCTENQNLKNLLNEATLSLSSAKTKEEEMSLKLKKVVEDQENAAELKEQLEAAEAEIKKMRVQTEQWRKAADAAAAVLAGAAEINGVDRHFGSSVFETPACGYNIDDLDDAFGIGKRKGSSIRKFGDLWKKKGQK, from the exons ATGCCAAGATCAAG CTTAATGAGTAGAGGTTCTGAAATGCCTCAAAGGCCAGCTCGCCGAGGTCCACATCCGCTAAGAACATCTAGCTCTGATTCAGATACACTGCATCATCGATCAATTACTGACCGAAGTTCCAAGCTCAGCGATCGGCGCGCTTCACGTGGTTCCGGTCCTGACTTGCTAAGTCAAAAAAAACTCGGAACTCGTATAGAAAATCTGGAATCTCAACTTGGTCAGGCACAAGAAGAGCTCAAGATTCTGAAAGACCAGTTAGTTTCTGCTGAAGCTGCGAAAAATGAAGCTCAACTAGAACTCGAAAAGAAATCAAACATACCAACTCTTCCGAATCCTGAGGAAGTTCAAGATACGCATCCTCCGATGGTAACACACAATGTCAAAGAG ATAACAGATGGAAATGTTGCAAATGAAGTTTCAGAGGACAAACATGAGGAAACTGATGGTTTCGAAGTGAACATAGAGAAAGAGACTGATGATTCCGATGTCATAATCGAAGAATGCGTGATTCAAGTAGCAGCTGAACCCGTAGCAAATTCTGATCCAGAGAAGCCGTTAGTCACTGAATTGGCTTTGAAGGATGATGAGATAGACATGCTTAAAGCCAAGTTAAACCAGAAAGAAAACGAACTCCAAGTTTTCTGTACCGAAAATCAAAACTTAAAGAATCTACTGAACGAAGCGACTTTAAGCCTTTCGTCAGCGAAAaccaaagaagaagaaatgtcATTGAAACTGAAAAAAGTAGTAGAAGACCAAGAAAATGCAGCTGAACTGAAAGAACAGCTTGAAGCTGCAGAAGCAGAGATAAAGAAAATGAGAGTGCAGACAGAGCAGTGGAGAAAAGCAGCAGACGCCGCGGCAGCAGTGCTTGCGGGGGCTGCGGAAATCAATGGTGTCGATAGGCATTTTGGTAGCAGTGTGTTTGAGACACCAGCTTGTGGTTATAATATTGATGATTTGGATGATGCTTTTGGAATTGGGAAAAGGAAAGGGTCTAGTATTAGAAAGTTTGGTGACTTGTGGAAAAAGAAAGGTCAGAAATAA
- the LOC126667782 gene encoding uncharacterized protein LOC126667782 → MKNLVINFKEHYFGDSFELKIVGPYVETLKISWSWDNIKFKLMNMSSLVKATLDFEVIDDEDDEDDEDDYQERCPNKVKELVENVLPAEQLQLTNLCTEALSILRMDVMASLSSNLKSLNVDCRGEEYLCGIERVLQCSPKRS, encoded by the exons ATGAAAAACTTGGTCATAAACTTTAAAGAACATTATTTTGGGGATAGTTTTGAGCTTAAAATTGTGGGTCCTTATGTTGAGACATTGAAAATTTCCTGGAGTTGGGATAATATCAAGTTTAAGTTGATGAATATGTCATCTTTAGTTAAAGCTACCCTGGATTTTGAAGTTATAGATGATGAGGATGATGAGGATGATGAAGATGATTACCAAGAGAGGTGTCCTAATAAGGTTAAGGAGCTCGTTGAGAATGTTCTTCCTGCTGAGCAACTACAGCTAACGAATTTATGTACTGAG GCTCTCTCAATATTGAGGATGGATGTTATGGCGTCTCTATCATCGAATTTGAAATCTTTAAATGTCGACTGTCGCGGTGAAGAGTACCTCTGTGGGATTGAACGCGTTCTTCAGTGCTCACCTAAGAGAAGTTAG
- the LOC126667781 gene encoding interactor of constitutive active ROPs 4-like isoform X2 yields the protein MPRSSLMSRGSEMPQRPARRGPHPLRTSSSDSDTLHHRSITDRSSKLSDRRASRGSGPDLLSQKKLGTRIENLESQLGQAQEELKILKDQLVSAEAAKNEAQLELEKKSNIPTLPNPEEVQDTHPPMITDGNVANEVSEDKHEETDGFEVNIEKETDDSDVIIEECVIQVAAEPVANSDPEKPLVTELALKDDEIDMLKAKLNQKENELQVFCTENQNLKNLLNEATLSLSSAKTKEEEMSLKLKKVVEDQENAAELKEQLEAAEAEIKKMRVQTEQWRKAADAAAAVLAGAAEINGVDRHFGSSVFETPACGYNIDDLDDAFGIGKRKGSSIRKFGDLWKKKGQK from the exons ATGCCAAGATCAAG CTTAATGAGTAGAGGTTCTGAAATGCCTCAAAGGCCAGCTCGCCGAGGTCCACATCCGCTAAGAACATCTAGCTCTGATTCAGATACACTGCATCATCGATCAATTACTGACCGAAGTTCCAAGCTCAGCGATCGGCGCGCTTCACGTGGTTCCGGTCCTGACTTGCTAAGTCAAAAAAAACTCGGAACTCGTATAGAAAATCTGGAATCTCAACTTGGTCAGGCACAAGAAGAGCTCAAGATTCTGAAAGACCAGTTAGTTTCTGCTGAAGCTGCGAAAAATGAAGCTCAACTAGAACTCGAAAAGAAATCAAACATACCAACTCTTCCGAATCCTGAGGAAGTTCAAGATACGCATCCTCCGATG ATAACAGATGGAAATGTTGCAAATGAAGTTTCAGAGGACAAACATGAGGAAACTGATGGTTTCGAAGTGAACATAGAGAAAGAGACTGATGATTCCGATGTCATAATCGAAGAATGCGTGATTCAAGTAGCAGCTGAACCCGTAGCAAATTCTGATCCAGAGAAGCCGTTAGTCACTGAATTGGCTTTGAAGGATGATGAGATAGACATGCTTAAAGCCAAGTTAAACCAGAAAGAAAACGAACTCCAAGTTTTCTGTACCGAAAATCAAAACTTAAAGAATCTACTGAACGAAGCGACTTTAAGCCTTTCGTCAGCGAAAaccaaagaagaagaaatgtcATTGAAACTGAAAAAAGTAGTAGAAGACCAAGAAAATGCAGCTGAACTGAAAGAACAGCTTGAAGCTGCAGAAGCAGAGATAAAGAAAATGAGAGTGCAGACAGAGCAGTGGAGAAAAGCAGCAGACGCCGCGGCAGCAGTGCTTGCGGGGGCTGCGGAAATCAATGGTGTCGATAGGCATTTTGGTAGCAGTGTGTTTGAGACACCAGCTTGTGGTTATAATATTGATGATTTGGATGATGCTTTTGGAATTGGGAAAAGGAAAGGGTCTAGTATTAGAAAGTTTGGTGACTTGTGGAAAAAGAAAGGTCAGAAATAA
- the LOC126668526 gene encoding GDSL esterase/lipase At2g30220-like — translation MGFIRIIGYFFFFCTFLLESSNGQNLAPSNFPPSNLAPSSFAPSNIAPSSFAPSNSLFSAVLVFGGSSVDTGNNNYIPYASFKSDYLPYGLDYDYETPTGRFSNGKVIPDFVSSRLGLKDRIPPFLDPKLPDEELSSGVNFASAGAGFDDLTLSTRNAICITSQVALFKRYIERLKIVVGGDNANLILNNSLVMATTGSFDNVNVYLVGPKKSLDAMFNYKDHSLITNIKQFIKQMYGLGCPTILVTGLPPFGCLPLPNKEISAECTDEQNKDSLYYNDQLIEMLPKLQDQLPGSKLIYVDVYKPIVDMINFPAKYGFVETRSPCCTTTLLMCQKDAPICQNTSEYLYWDRTHLTEAGNRHLMQIIEKDILPKILTKN, via the exons atgggGTTTATTAGAATCATAggctattttttctttttttgtacaTTTCTTCTTGAATCATCAAATGGTCAAAATCTAGCTCCTTCAAATTTTCCTCCTTCAAATTTAGCTCCTTCAAGTTTTGCTCCTTCAAATATTGCTCCTTCAAGTTTTGCTCCTTCAAATTCATTATTTTCTGCAGTTCTTGTGTTTGGAGGTTCATCGGTAGATACAGGGAACAATAATTACATACCCTACGCATCATTTAAATCAGATTATCTACCATACGGTCTCGATTACGACTACGAAACCCCGACAGGAAGATTCAGCAATGGAAAGGTGATTCCTGATTTTGTTTCCTCAAGACTTGGATTAAAAGATAGGATCCCACCATTTTTAGATCCTAAGCTACCAGACGAAGAGCTGAGCTCGGGCGTTAATTTTGCATCAGCTGGTGCAGGATTCGACGACTTGACGTTGTCTACGAGAAACGCCATTTGTATAACAAGCCAAGTCGCTTTATTCAAGAGATACATTGAAAGACTTAAGATTGTTGTCGGAGGAGACAATGCAAATCTGATTCTGAACAACTCTTTGGTAATGGCAACTACTGGTAGTTTCGACAATGTTAATGTTTATCTCGTTGGTCCGAAGAAATCATTGGACGCCATGTTTAACTACAAAGATCATTCGTTGATCACCAATATTAAGCAGTTTATCAAGCAAATGTACGGCCTAGGGTGTCCGACCATACTCGTAACGGGGCTTCCGCCTTTCGGGTGCCTACCGCTTCCGAATAAAGAAATCAGTGCAGAATGTACGGATGAACAAAATAAAGATTCGTTGTATTACAATGATCAGCTTATTGAGATGTTGCCTAAATTACAAGATCAGCTTCCTGGCAGCAAACTCATCTATGTTGATGTTTATAAGCCTATTGTTGACATGATCAACTTTCCAGCTAAATATG GTTTTGTGGAGACAAGGAGTCCATGTTGCACAACAACATTACTGATGTGCCAAAAAGATGCACCAATATGTCAAAATACATCAGAATATTTGTATTGGGATAGGACACATCTCACCGAAGCAGGAAATCGACACCTTATGCAAATTATAGAAAAGGACATTCTTCCTAAAATATTAACCAAGAACTAA
- the LOC126667780 gene encoding E3 ubiquitin-protein ligase DA2L-like translates to MGNKLGRRRQAVDERYTRPQGLYVHKDVDHKKLRKLILESKLAPCFPGDDELGNDFEECPICFLYYPSLNRSRCCMKGICTECFLQMKNPNSTRPTQCPFCKTANYAVEYRGVKTKEEKGIEQIEEQRVIEAKIRMRQQELQDEEEKVHKRLEVSSSSSSVTPVEVECGSLAVESFRSPVEVDGIVPSQFSIRHPPHHRVNREDEFDLDLEDIMVMEAIWLSIQENGKQKNPLYGGASSSENYPVQYQYASQSEAPVAGSSPSGGLACAIAALAERQQMSGESVVHSNENISACNMLPGSSSYYNRLDQDVENYPPAQSSGNMSPDCRMANTRDHVQWVADATEAGTSSDTTEDDEGISCLLPPPPPPPPDDILGSDSGPIVPEGFEEQMMLAMAVSLAEAQAMTGAAGSAWQ, encoded by the exons ATGGGGAATAAGCTGGGAAGGAGGAGGCAGGCAGTGGACGAGAGATATACGAGGCCACAAGGTCTTTATGTTCATAAAGATGTTGATCATAAGAAGCTAAGAAAGCTCATTCTTGAATCTAAGCTTGCTCCGTGTTTTCCTGGTGATGATGAGTTGGGAAATGATTTTGAAGAATGCCCTATTTGCTTCTTG TATTACCCAAGTCTTAATCGATCACGATGTTGCATGAAGGGCATTTGTACAG AGTGTTTTCTACAGATGAAGAATCCAAATTCAACACGTCCTACTCA ATGTCCTTTCTGTAAAACTGCAAATTATGCTGTGGAGTATCGAGGTGTGAAAACGAAGGAGGAAAAGGGCATAGAACAAATT GAAGAACAACGTGTTATAGAGGCAAAAATCAGGATGCGGCAACAAGAACTTCAggatgaagaagaaaaagtgCATAAAAGACTGGAAGTAAGTTCTTCAAGTAGCAGTGTTACACCAGTGGAGGTTGAATGTGGCTCTCTAGCTG TTGAATCTTTTAGGTCTCCTGTGGAAGTTGATGGTATTGTTCCATCTCAATTCTCAATCAGACACCCTCCGCATCACAGGGTAAATAG GGAAGACGAATTTGACCTAGATCTTGAAGACATTATGGTCATGGAGGCTATTTGGCTTTCTATTCAG GAGAATGGGAAGCAGAAAAATCCCTTATATGGTGGTGCTTCTTCATCTGAAAATTATCCTGTACAATATCAGTATGCCTCACAATCAGAGGCTCCAGTAGCTGGATCATCTCCTTCTGGAGGTCTGGCTTGTGCTATAGCTGCTCTTGCTGAACGCCAGCAGATGAGTGGAGAATCCGTTGTTCATAGTAATGAAAATATTTCAGCCTGTAATATGCTTCCAGGCAGCAGTAGCTATTACAATAGGCTGGATCAGGATGTAGAGAATTACCCCCCTGCACAAAGCTCCGGAAATATGTCACCAGATTGCAGAATGGCGAATACAAGAGACCATGTACAATGGGTTGCTGATGCTACTGAAGCCGGGACAAGCTCTGACACAACAGAAGACGATGAAGGAATTTCTTGTTTATtaccaccgccgccgccgccacctCCTGATGATATTCTGGGAAGCGACTCTGGACCGATAGTACCCGAGGGTTTTGAGGAGCAGATGATGTTGGCTATGGCTGTTTCTCTTGCTGAGGCTCAAGCTATGACAGGTGCAGCAGGAAGTGCATGGCAATAG